The Lutibacter profundi region ATAGCAATAGTTGGTTCTGGGCCTGCAGGGTTAGCTGCAGCACAACAATTAAACAGAGCAGGACACACCGTTACTGTTTTTGAACGCGATGATGCTGTTGGAGGCTTATTACGATACGGAATTCCAAATTTTAAACTAGAAAAAGGAATTATTGACAGACGAATTGCAATTCTAGAAGCTGAAGGAATAACTTTTAAAACCAATGTAAATGTTGGTGTAAATTATTCAGTAGAAAAATTAAAAGAATTTGATGCTGTTGTGTTGTGTGGTGGCGCAACCCAACGTAGAAGTTTACCTACTACAGGTGTTGAGGCAAAAGGTGTTGTTCAAGCAATGGATTTCTTAACACAAGCTACAAAAGTTGTTTTAGGCAAAAAAATTGAAAATCAAATTCTTGCAACCAATAAAAATGTAATTGTAATAGGTGGTGGTGATACAGGTTCCGATTGTGTTGGAACTTCAAACCGACAAGGAGCTAAATCTGTTACTAATTTTGAAATTATGCCAAAACCACCAGGTAATAGAAGCCCAAGTACCCCTTGGCCATTTTGGCCATTACAATTAAAAACTTCCTCTTCACACAAAGAAGGTTGCGATAGAAATTGGTTGATAAATACTAAAGAGTTTATTAGCAACGAAAAAGGTGAATTAACAGCTTTAAAAACCATAGAAGTTAAATGGAAAATAATTCCAGGCCAACGACCTGAATTAATAGAAATTGAAGGTTCTGAAAAAACGTGGCCTTGCGATTTAGCATTACTTGCATTGGGATTCACTGGACCAGAAACTACTTTAAGCGAACAATTAGGCATAAAAACCGATGCAAGAAGCAATTATAAAGCTACTAATTATCAAACAAATATTCCTCATATTTTTACAGCTGGCGATATGCGAAGAGGACAAAGTTTAATTGTTTGGGCAATTTCTGAAGGTAGAGAAGCCGCTAAAAAGGTAGATGAATATTTGATGGGCTATAGCAACTTACCTAGCAAAGGTGATGGAGATTTACCACCTATATAACTATTATTATTATTATTATTATTATTATTATTATAAACTTTTCTTTTATTTATTAAGTAACATAAAATCTGTTAGTACCATTGCTGCTAATGCTTCTACAATTGGCACTGCTCTTGGAACCACACAGGGGTCGTGACGACCTTTCCCTTTCATTTGAACTATATTACTTTCTTTATCAATAGTTTGTTGCGACTGCATAATAGTTGCCACAGGTTTAAAAGCAACCCTAAAATAAATATCCATTCCATTACTTATTCCACCTTGAATTCCTCCCGAAAGGTTTGTTTTGGTACTTCCATCAGTATTAAAAATATCATTGTGCTCACTTCCCTTCATTTTAGCTCCACAAAATCCACTTCCATATTCAAAACCTTTTACAGCGTTAATAGAAAGCATTGCTTTTCCTAATTGGGCGTGTAGCTTATCAAAAATAGGTTCACCTAAACCAACAGGAACATTTTGAATAACACAAGTAACTGTACCTCCAATGGTATCTCCTTGTTTTTTAATTTCCTCAATACGAGCAATCATTTTTTTAGCAGTAATTTCATCTGGACAACGAACAATATTACTTTCTATTTTAGAAAAATCAACATCTTGATACGGTTTTTCCATAAAAATATCTCCTACTGAAGAAGTAAATGCATTAATTTTTATATCAGAAATTACTTGCTTTGCTACAGCTCCTCCAACAACCCAATTCGCTGTTTCACGAGCAGAAGTTCTACCACCACCACGGTAGTCTCTATGACCATACTTTTTATCGTACGTATAATCGGCGTGCGAAGGCCTGTATGAATCTTTTATATGTGAATAGTCATTAGAGCGTTGGTGCACATTTTTAATCATAAAACCAATGGACGCCCCAGTAGTTTTCCCTTCAAAAATTCCTGATAGAAATTGCACTGTATCTGGTTCTTTTCGTTGTGTAACAATTTTAGATTGCCCAGGTTTCCTCCTATTCAATTCAGTTTGAATCATATTTAAATCTAACGCTACTCCTGCCGGACAACCATCAATAACTCCTCCAATAGCCTCACCATGTGACTCTCCAAAAGTTGTTAATCTAAATAAATTACCAAAAGAATTACTCATTGTATTTTGTTGTAAATTTTAAAAAACAAAGTTAAAATATTTTGAGGAATAGCATAACATTACTTACTCTATTGTTTATTTTTGTCTATAATTATGGAAAAAGTATTATATAAAATTGTTGTTAAAGGAAAAGTTCAAGGAGTTTGGTTTCGAAAATATACCTTTAACGAAGCTACAAGATTAGGGATAAAGGGTTTTGTTAAAAATGAAATAAATAACACCGTTTATATTGAGGCTGAAGGTACTTTAACTACACTAAACGAGTTTGTAAAATGGTTACATAAAGGATCTCCACTTTCAAAAGTTTCCTTAGTAACTTTTGAAATGGATAAACTAAAATATTATAAAAATTTTGAAATTTACTCTTAAAAAAACCATAGTTTTATTGCCATAATAATAACCATTACAATTAAAAATTTCCGAACCAAACCGTCACCTTTATTAACTGACCACCTGCTTGCAAACCAGCCTCCAACAGCATTACCAATAGCTAATATCAGTCCTATCTCCCAATTTATTTTATCATTATATGCAAATATTGCAACTGATGAAAAAGTATAAATTAACACAACTATTACTTTAACTGCATTACTTTTTACTAATGATAAGTTGTTTACTGACGATAAAATTAATAATATTATAAACCCTACTCCAGCTTGAATAAATCCTCCATAAATACCTACAAAAAAGAAAAGTATAACACTTATCCATAAATATTTTTTAGATGTTCTTTCAAGTGTATTAAAAAGTGTTGTTTTAGGTTTAAAAACCATATAAAACACTATTACAACCATAATAATTGCAAGTATTTTATTAAAAGTTTCTCCTTTTATATCAACAGCTATTTGAGCACCAATTAATGAACCAATTAAAGCCGAAATACCCACATAAATACTAAAAGGGAATGTAATTACACCTTTACTTTTAAAACCTGCTGTAGTAAAAATATTTTGAAATAAAATAGCAATTCTATTCGTTCCATTTGCAATATTTGGCGGTAATCCTAAAAAAATAAGAATTGGTAAAGTTAATAAAGAACCTCCTCCAGCTAGCGTATTAATGACTCCCGCTATTAAACCAATAAAAATTAAACCTATAATTTCTAAAACTGAATCCATACGAAAAATTGAAATTCAAATGTACTTTAAAATTTATTAAAATTATTCATAAAAAAAGAGGAAAAAGTTTGAGCAAAACAAAAAAGGGTTTTATATTTGCCCACGCTATTGGAGAAATGGCAGAGTGGTCGAATGCACTGGTCTTGAAAACCAGCGAGGGTCACACCTCCGGGGGTTCGAATCCCTCTTTCTCCGCTGAAAGCCTTGCATTTTATGCGAGGCTTTTTTATTATATGCAAAAAAATAAGATTATTAAGTAACTTCGTTGCTGTAAATATTAACTTGTGGAACAAAACAATAGAAATTCAATTAACTTAAATAAATACATTAGCAGTACTGGAATATGCTCGCGCAGAGAAGCTGAAAAACTAATTATTGAGGGGCGCGTTACTATTAATGGTAAAGCTACCCAATTAGGCAATCGTGTTTTTGATGGTGATTTAGTAAAAGTTGATGGTAAACCTTTGAAACAACGACCTAAAACTTTATATATTGCTTTTAATAAACCTATTGGAATTGTTTGTACTACTGATACTAAAGAAAAAAACAACATTATAAAATACATCAATCACCCCGAGCGACTTTTTCCTATTGGGAGATTAGATAAACCTTCAGAAGGATTAATTTTTTTAACGAATGATGGTGATATTGTAAACAAAATTCTTAGAGCAGGAAACAATCATCAAAAAGAATATATTGTAACTGTTAATCAGAAAATTACATCTGAATTTATTCAAAAAATGAGTGCCGGAATTCCAATTTTAGGAACAGTTACCAAGAAGTGTACAGTTGAAAAATTATCTGATTATACTTTTAAAATTGTGCTAACACAAGGTTTAAACAGGCAAATTAGAAGAATGTGTGAGTATTTAGAGTATGAAGTTAAAAAACTAAAACGTACTCGAATTATGAATGTTAATTTAGGCAATTTAGAAATTGGACAATGGCGAGAATTAACTTCGGAAGAGATGCAACAAATT contains the following coding sequences:
- a CDS encoding sulfite exporter TauE/SafE family protein produces the protein MDSVLEIIGLIFIGLIAGVINTLAGGGSLLTLPILIFLGLPPNIANGTNRIAILFQNIFTTAGFKSKGVITFPFSIYVGISALIGSLIGAQIAVDIKGETFNKILAIIMVVIVFYMVFKPKTTLFNTLERTSKKYLWISVILFFFVGIYGGFIQAGVGFIILLILSSVNNLSLVKSNAVKVIVVLIYTFSSVAIFAYNDKINWEIGLILAIGNAVGGWFASRWSVNKGDGLVRKFLIVMVIIMAIKLWFF
- the aroC gene encoding chorismate synthase, translating into MSNSFGNLFRLTTFGESHGEAIGGVIDGCPAGVALDLNMIQTELNRRKPGQSKIVTQRKEPDTVQFLSGIFEGKTTGASIGFMIKNVHQRSNDYSHIKDSYRPSHADYTYDKKYGHRDYRGGGRTSARETANWVVGGAVAKQVISDIKINAFTSSVGDIFMEKPYQDVDFSKIESNIVRCPDEITAKKMIARIEEIKKQGDTIGGTVTCVIQNVPVGLGEPIFDKLHAQLGKAMLSINAVKGFEYGSGFCGAKMKGSEHNDIFNTDGSTKTNLSGGIQGGISNGMDIYFRVAFKPVATIMQSQQTIDKESNIVQMKGKGRHDPCVVPRAVPIVEALAAMVLTDFMLLNK
- a CDS encoding acylphosphatase — its product is MEKVLYKIVVKGKVQGVWFRKYTFNEATRLGIKGFVKNEINNTVYIEAEGTLTTLNEFVKWLHKGSPLSKVSLVTFEMDKLKYYKNFEIYS
- a CDS encoding glutamate synthase subunit beta: MGKITGFKEFKRKDETYKAVKERVSNYNEFTVPLSKTEITKQGSRCMDCGIPFCHSACPLGNLIPDFNDMVHRDEWKKASWILHTTNNFPEFTGRLCPAPCEKACVLGIIDNPISIENIEKNIVERAFAEGWIKPQLPSNRTAKTIAIVGSGPAGLAAAQQLNRAGHTVTVFERDDAVGGLLRYGIPNFKLEKGIIDRRIAILEAEGITFKTNVNVGVNYSVEKLKEFDAVVLCGGATQRRSLPTTGVEAKGVVQAMDFLTQATKVVLGKKIENQILATNKNVIVIGGGDTGSDCVGTSNRQGAKSVTNFEIMPKPPGNRSPSTPWPFWPLQLKTSSSHKEGCDRNWLINTKEFISNEKGELTALKTIEVKWKIIPGQRPELIEIEGSEKTWPCDLALLALGFTGPETTLSEQLGIKTDARSNYKATNYQTNIPHIFTAGDMRRGQSLIVWAISEGREAAKKVDEYLMGYSNLPSKGDGDLPPI
- the rluF gene encoding 23S rRNA pseudouridine(2604) synthase RluF, whose translation is MEQNNRNSINLNKYISSTGICSRREAEKLIIEGRVTINGKATQLGNRVFDGDLVKVDGKPLKQRPKTLYIAFNKPIGIVCTTDTKEKNNIIKYINHPERLFPIGRLDKPSEGLIFLTNDGDIVNKILRAGNNHQKEYIVTVNQKITSEFIQKMSAGIPILGTVTKKCTVEKLSDYTFKIVLTQGLNRQIRRMCEYLEYEVKKLKRTRIMNVNLGNLEIGQWRELTSEEMQQINKMILNSSKTEDASKDQNKIKRKASFSKRKNHKRR